From Panthera tigris isolate Pti1 chromosome D3, P.tigris_Pti1_mat1.1, whole genome shotgun sequence, one genomic window encodes:
- the DGCR6L gene encoding protein DGCR6L, whose translation MERYGGAFEEAVDGARQQERHYQLLSALQSLVKELPSSFQQRLSYTTLSDLALALLDGTVFEIVQGLLEIQHLTEKSLYNQRLRLQNEHRVLRQALRQKHQEAQQACRPHNLPVLQATQQRELEAVEHRIREEQRAMDQKIVLELDRKVADQQSTLEKAGVAGFYVTTNPQELTLQMNLLELIRKLQQRGCQAGKTAL comes from the exons ATGGAGCGCTACGGTGGCGCCTTCGAAGAGGCGGTAGATGGGGCCCGACAGCAGGAGCGGCACTACCAGCTGCTATCTGCACTACAGAGCCTAGTTAAAGAGCTTCCCAG CTCTTTCCAGCAGCGCCTGTCCTACACCACGCTCAGCGACCTGGCTCTGGCGCTTCTTGACGGCACCGTGTTCGAGATCGTGCAGGGGCTGCTGGAGATCCAGCACCTCACCGAGAAGAGCCTGTACAATCAGCGCCTGCGGCTACAGAATGAGCACCGAG TGCTCAGGCAGGCGCTGCGGCAAAAGCACCAGGAAGCCCAGCAGGCCTGCCGACCCCACAACTTGCCCGTGCTCCAGGCAACTCAGCAGCGTGAGCTGGAG GCAGTGGAACACCGGATTCGTGAGGAGCAGCGGGCAATGGACCAGAAGATTGTCCTAGAGCTAGACCGGAAGGTGGCAGACCAGCAGAGCACACTGGAGAAGGCAGGGGTTGCTGGCTTCTATGTGACCACCAACCCACAG GAGCTGACACTGCAGATGAACCTATTGGAACTCATCCGGAAGCTGCAGCAGAGGGGCTGCCAGGCGGGGAAGACAGCTCTATGA